The genomic stretch CAGAGGCCCCCGTAATTGGTCTCCGGGTCTTTTTTTCGGCCAATTGTTATGAACATGTCAAAGTTAACGACTTTGCCTAGCCGTCAGCCATTCGGACTGTCAGCTGGTCAAAGTGTTAAGTGGCTAAGAAAGACGAGGTGTTACTCCGATCAATgactctctctcccactctgtAAAGTGCCTGCCATCTGGCGCTGGCCAGCCCCAACTTGTGGTTAAGGGGCCTTTGCAAATAACAATCTATCTTTTTAATGGCATTAAATTGCAACTTCAAAAGCATGTGGGCACGATGAAGCTTAATTCTGAATGGGTTTTCAGAGAAGACTGTGATACGGGTTGTTCTACCTAAACATGTAAGCATCTCCTAGTCGTAATTGAATGCTTTCAATGTTCTGACTTGGCCCAGAAAGTTGATTGAATTGTTGGTTTTACTTATAGTATTAAGTATTATAGTATTAAATTCGACAGATTACAAACCACTAGATTTCACCAGGGAGTTTGGAcattaaaaagaaaagaactaatttttaaaatatgaTATTGTGAACCTTTATACATTGCCATAAGTCTCTGcgtttatatatttatgtacgagtatattcaaAGTAAAGCCAGTATAGTCGGTTATTAAATACGATTATTTATGGGCCGTTATACACTGTTCAATAGTAGGATAGACATTTGATAAGATCATCGCCATCGATACATGACGTTCAATCATATAAAAACATGTTTAATAACACAATGAAGAGATGCCAACTCAGAACAAATTCAAACCAAAATTGAATATATCCTTACTGTGGAATAGGAATACCCATTTTCGATTGATCACAAATTTTCAAACCATACATCTCTATAAACGTGcggtaatttaattaattcaaaTGCTGCTCATAATCGTTATCGTAATCGGGCATCGAGGCTAATATTTGGTGCCTGGAGCAGCGCTGGAAATACATAATTCATTGCTTGATTTGCGTTTATTGTTTTGATTTGTGATTAGAAGCCATAAATACTTATGCCACCGTGATGCCGTCATCATTATGCACATCATTCCCTCTGCCTGCTGCAACGTGACTTGTCCAGTGCTGGGTTCTTCGTTTCGCTCAGCTTTTTCTATCaaaataattcaattgaataaaatatttaaagccCGCTTGGCTTGTGCTAGTCGTCTGCCATTCCATTCATTATCATGTGCGGGGCGGGTCTCGGTCTGTGCCTCACTGCTGTGTCATTCGCCATGTCATATGCCGATTGTGAGGCTTGCAAACTAACCATCTGAACAGGCTTCCCAGACGACACCATGGGTGCACTATGAGCTCATCATGAACACGCACCCGGCGCACCAAACGACCTTGACGGTGGAAGAAGCCAGGGTTGTTGGGGGCGGTACATCACTGACACGCGCCCCCAGAACAGTCCAGGCCAGCCTAGTGGCAATTAACAGATAATTACGGCTAAGTGATCTTCCCCGGGTGCCTGAAGCATCGTTAGagttgatgttgatgatgatgatggaagTTGGTGGAGAAGGAGATTGCCGTCGCCGAATGTGGTAATGTTACCgagtattttattgataagCTTTTTTTCTCGATATACTGCGAAATAAAGTTGTACCTAAGACCCGCAAACAGTCTTGCTCGGTAGTTCTGGAAACTGAtatgaaatacatatgtacatacatacatatattgcatATAGCGTTAAAGTGCATGGTGAAAATAGGGGGAAATCCCTTTATTTATTAAACTGAtatgaaatatgtacatacatatattgcatATAGCGTTAAAGTGCATGGTGAAAATAGGGGGAAATCCCTTTATTTATTAAACTGAtatgaaatacatatattgcaTATAGCGTTAAAGTGCATGGTGAAAATAGGGAGAAATCCCTTTATTTATTAAACTGAtatgaaatacatatattgcaTATAGCGTTAAAGTGCATGGTGAAAATAGGGGGAAATCCctttatttattacaaaaaacCAATCATCTAATTTTGGTTTGCGATGATCGCATTCATGCCGTGATTTCGCCACGCAAATTCATCTTCATCagctacaaaaacaaattttattatattatgtgAATTGCTTTCATTTGCAGTTTACCTCAATCTTATTATGGTGCGGTAAATCAGTGCCCAGGACATAGGCTAGCTTGGTATACGCTGCCTCAGAAGTCATGTCCGATCCAGATAAAACGCCCAAATCGCTAAGCACTGCTCCAGCATCGTAGATTGCGGCTACGGAGCCGGACAGGCACTGAGTGCAGTTGACGATGATAACTCCGCGATTGACGGCACTCCGTAGAAGAGAAGTTATCTCGGTCCAGTTTGAGGGTATATTACCAGAGCCATAGGACTCCAGGACAACTCCCATAATGGGCTCCGCCAGAGCCGATCGAATCAAATCCAGTGACATATCCGGAGTTATTCTCAAGGAGGCCACATTCATCTGAAATTCGCCTGTCACAGCGAGTGGCCTAGCTCCGGGCCCTGGGCGTACCaggaaattatttataattatgtCACCTTCAAACGTGCCCAGCAGTGGAGCGTTGGGAGAATCAAAAGCATCCAGAGAGTTGCAATTGACCTTGACCGTTCGATTGCCACGAAGCAGCTTGTTGGCGAAGACCACGCACACTTCCGGTATTTTATAGCAGCCGGATATGATCAGGGACGAGACGAAGTTGTTCCTGCCATCGGTGCGTGTTTCGTAGATGGGTATCATT from Drosophila pseudoobscura strain MV-25-SWS-2005 chromosome 4, UCI_Dpse_MV25, whole genome shotgun sequence encodes the following:
- the LOC6899222 gene encoding L-asparaginase-like isoform X2; its protein translation is MIPIYETRTDGRNNFVSSLIISGCYKIPEVCVVFANKLLRGNRTVKVNCNSLDAFDSPNAPLLGTFEGDIIINNFLVRPGPGARPLAVTGEFQMNVASLRITPDMSLDLIRSALAEPIMGVVLESYGSGNIPSNWTEITSLLRSAVNRGVIIVNCTQCLSGSVAAIYDAGAVLSDLGVLSGSDMTSEAAYTKLAYVLGTDLPHHNKIELMKMNLRGEITA
- the LOC6899222 gene encoding L-asparaginase-like isoform X1; the protein is MSKCLNFKRVLVIYTGGTIGMTPNDNGVLVPEPKAFERFIRKDVSLHDPSLQVPDGFLALPLVKGQSVRVIYQFIEYDPLLDSSNMAGKDWKRIAQDIGRTYDLFDGFVVLHGTDTLAYTSSALSFFLENLDKPVVVTGSMIPIYETRTDGRNNFVSSLIISGCYKIPEVCVVFANKLLRGNRTVKVNCNSLDAFDSPNAPLLGTFEGDIIINNFLVRPGPGARPLAVTGEFQMNVASLRITPDMSLDLIRSALAEPIMGVVLESYGSGNIPSNWTEITSLLRSAVNRGVIIVNCTQCLSGSVAAIYDAGAVLSDLGVLSGSDMTSEAAYTKLAYVLGTDLPHHNKIELMKMNLRGEITA